A single region of the Candidatus Protochlamydia amoebophila UWE25 genome encodes:
- a CDS encoding sodium:solute symporter family protein — protein sequence MNTSIFISLVVIIQIICFLAGKKATQNLKNQQDYFLAGKDVYFFPLLMTFIATQIGGGLILGSAEEAYRYGWGVLLYPLGSCLGFVLLAMGIGKKMAQFQVSTVAQLFEIVYQSKFLKQIASLLSIVSLFMILVAQVIASKKFMVSMGVDQPVFFMAFWGLIIIYTVMGGLKAVVSIDIIQALFFICVFVGGFFFVLISQESTWALSWKNGFDAFAGDPYASKLSGWLLMPLLFMVIEQDMAQRCFAAKSPSIVTKAAACAAICTFGISIIPIFFGVLGKQMGLSIPSHSSVFIEVSKTITNPTFAAFLGCAVLMAIISTAISLLNAISSNLSQDFDFVTLDKMDGVKISRLLTTAIGVAAFLASFGFGEIVDLLIQSYELSVYCLFVPVFAAMFNKKGSSSAAFLAMGFGAIGFFLFRDLQMNFLKEMSSIGLSAIGMGLGFFWDKRQVKSQVF from the coding sequence ATGAATACGTCTATTTTTATTAGTCTTGTGGTGATTATCCAAATTATCTGTTTCTTAGCAGGGAAAAAAGCCACACAAAATTTAAAAAATCAACAAGATTATTTTTTAGCAGGAAAAGATGTTTATTTTTTTCCTTTATTGATGACTTTTATTGCCACCCAAATTGGAGGAGGATTGATTTTAGGGTCGGCAGAAGAGGCATACCGTTATGGTTGGGGAGTGTTATTATATCCTCTCGGATCATGCTTAGGGTTTGTTTTATTGGCAATGGGAATTGGAAAAAAAATGGCTCAGTTTCAAGTTTCTACTGTTGCTCAACTATTTGAGATTGTCTATCAATCGAAATTTTTAAAACAAATAGCCTCTCTTCTTTCCATAGTTTCCCTCTTTATGATTTTAGTTGCACAAGTCATTGCTTCTAAAAAATTCATGGTCAGTATGGGTGTCGACCAACCTGTGTTTTTTATGGCTTTTTGGGGTTTAATTATTATTTATACCGTGATGGGTGGTTTGAAAGCAGTTGTTTCCATTGATATTATTCAAGCATTATTTTTTATCTGTGTGTTTGTTGGAGGTTTTTTCTTTGTTTTGATCAGCCAAGAATCTACATGGGCACTCTCTTGGAAAAATGGTTTTGATGCTTTTGCGGGAGACCCTTATGCATCTAAACTCAGTGGATGGCTATTAATGCCTCTACTTTTTATGGTCATAGAACAAGATATGGCACAACGATGTTTTGCAGCAAAATCCCCAAGCATTGTCACAAAAGCTGCGGCTTGTGCGGCTATTTGTACATTTGGAATTAGTATTATCCCTATTTTTTTTGGGGTATTAGGAAAGCAAATGGGTCTATCTATTCCCAGTCATTCTAGTGTTTTTATAGAAGTTTCTAAAACAATCACCAATCCCACCTTTGCTGCTTTTTTAGGATGTGCTGTGCTGATGGCTATTATTTCAACAGCCATTTCTCTTCTCAATGCAATCAGCTCGAATTTAAGCCAAGATTTTGACTTTGTCACTTTAGACAAAATGGATGGGGTTAAAATTTCGAGATTATTAACAACGGCTATAGGGGTGGCCGCATTTCTTGCCTCATTTGGTTTTGGCGAAATTGTTGATTTGTTAATACAAAGCTACGAACTATCTGTTTATTGCTTATTTGTACCTGTTTTTGCGGCTATGTTTAATAAAAAAGGATCTTCATCTGCAGCTTTTTTAGCGATGGGATTTGGTGCGATTGGATTTTTTCTTTTTCGTGATTTACAAATGAATTTTCTTAAAGAAATGTCAAGCATTGGCTTGTCTGCAATTGGAATGGGTCTCGGTTTTTTTTGGGATAAAAGGCAGGTAAAATCTCAAGTTTTTTAA
- a CDS encoding biotin transporter BioY, whose amino-acid sequence MANSVDLSHVDESTNSLIKNWSVAFQVLAASFFLALCAQIKIALPFTPIPLTMQTLAVMIIGVTLGKRNGVWAILAYFAEIAVGMPVLSNFEMNPLVFFGPKAGYIFGFLAQVYLMGWAVEKMKKHQIQFLALMGFVACITQLAIGVLGLAPFVGWKNVIMMGFYPFIGGEILKIFLLCISLKTLRKSI is encoded by the coding sequence ATGGCCAACTCTGTAGATCTTAGCCACGTTGATGAATCAACTAATTCCCTAATTAAAAATTGGAGTGTTGCTTTTCAAGTGTTAGCAGCTTCTTTTTTTCTTGCTCTCTGTGCTCAAATAAAAATTGCACTTCCATTTACGCCGATTCCATTAACAATGCAAACGCTAGCAGTGATGATAATTGGAGTCACACTAGGAAAGAGAAATGGGGTATGGGCGATTTTAGCTTACTTTGCTGAAATAGCGGTTGGCATGCCAGTTTTATCTAATTTCGAAATGAATCCTCTGGTTTTCTTTGGTCCTAAAGCTGGGTATATTTTTGGATTTCTTGCCCAAGTTTATTTAATGGGATGGGCTGTAGAAAAAATGAAAAAACATCAAATTCAGTTTCTCGCTTTAATGGGTTTTGTGGCTTGTATTACGCAACTTGCGATTGGAGTATTAGGCTTAGCTCCTTTTGTGGGTTGGAAAAATGTGATAATGATGGGATTTTATCCTTTTATCGGGGGTGAAATTTTAAAAATTTTCTTACTTTGTATATCCCTTAAAACTTTAAGAAAGTCTATTTGA